The Babylonia areolata isolate BAREFJ2019XMU chromosome 24, ASM4173473v1, whole genome shotgun sequence genomic interval TTCTTACCTAGTTTATGAACAGACATTTACGAAAATCCTTTAAAACATTTTCTGTTTAAGGGGTTTAGTCCTTTGCTTTCTCAGTTTTTGAGAACCTTTGTTTTAttcgcactgagagagagagagagagagagagagggcgggggaggaggtaagtgtgtgtcagtggggcggtgggggtggggatgggggacgggggtgtcGTATGGAACTCGACAAGATTGTTTCACTGTTGCGAAGACTACTCTATCTTTTGCTTATATTTTACATACCGGTAATTCTCCAGACAACCGTGCAAGAACCATAATGTTTGTCGCGGCGGCCATGTTCCGACAAGATATTTCGTGCGTCAGTGTAAAACGTGCGGATGACAGCAGCAGTCGAATTACTGCGAAGTGTGCCCAGTTGAAAACATGCTTGCTTGGCTCAGCACGTCCACTGCCGTGCAAAAGTCTTGCTACCTGCAGCGGTCAAGCTCGCCACTTCAGTTCTTCCTGTCCTCCACCTTTAGTCCTCTTAACGAAGTACGTGACAGTTTGCCATTGAAGAGGTGATGGAATGTCGTCAGGGCAAACTTTGCAAGATcatcctaagagagagagagagagagagaggggggggggaggggataaagaatgagagggggttgggatgggatggaagAAGGGCAGaatgagcggggggggggggggggggggggggggggggggggggtaaggggagtgggtgggtgggggaggggacgaggAGGGGATAACGCGCTCTCTACAAAAGCAGGTCTCATTGAAAAACCATGTCACCATTTTGAAGGATTGAGACAACTTTGTGATGTTATGCGGTCtgcgggaaaacacacacacacacacacacacacacacaaaaacaacaacaaaaaacaaaaaaacaacaacaggactaCAATGATTATGTGGGATATGTGCGTGTTTCGTTAAAACCTTGGTGTATACTTATACTCTCTatttatatataatcatataactGGAATGTTATAGTTTTATAATGATTTTGTTACGAACTGGACTGAGTTGAACTGGATCCTCCAAAACTGACACGATGTAAAACAAGAATAAGTCATGAACTGACAGCAACGAATTGGAAGCCGAGAAAAGTCCACTGTTAAtgtaacgaagagagagagagagagagagagagagagagagagagagagagagaagaaagaaaagaagaaaaaataactcCAAACGTCTTCACAGTCATTTCAAAGAAGATGAAATCAGATTTGAACCGTCGATTGGCGCACTATGGTTTTGTTTtcgctttttttattttaattctattctgtttctgcttccgtCATGCTGACGTCGAGGCAGCTTCCCCCCATCCCAgccccctacctcctccacctcttcccccctcccccgtgactGTTGGCGTGTTGGTCAGGATCTTGTTGGCTTTAGTTGTCTGTCTGATGTCAGACGGATTgggccttcttttcttttcttttctttcttttattgcgtTTTGTCTCTGGCTGAGGTCAGAGTGATTTTGCAGTCTTGGGGGACTGCGATCATCTCGCTACCACTAACTCGTGCTGTGTCAAACCTGTGTCTGCGCAGCGCATGAAGAAGACGTCTGTGTAGTTCACTGGACAAGGTGGAGTTTTCTGATCAGTCTCAGCCTCGATCTTCCTCAGCAATGAAGCATCTCGGTTTAATTGCAGGTAAGGTGCCCATGATTTGAAAAGAATTCGGTAACATGAGTTTCAGGGCTGGATATCTgtagaaaaagtgtgtgtgtgtgtgtgtgtgtgtgtgtgtgtgtgtgtgtgtgtgtgtgtaatttttcttgttggaagaggctttctgtgtaatttatttcatgcagccaagacaatttggttcaacttaagtaatgttgcaatgATAAGCAACTTTGTCtgatcctgaggtttaataccagaaacaaacaatcatcatttatgttgtgtatCATAAtaagtttgtattctgtttctgatagttatgttctTTTAATTGATTacgtttaattttggtgtaaaatactattgctgttatataatatcctccatgcccccaaaggggtgaaaggattaaatattcttgattcttgtgtgcgtgcgcgcgcgcgcgcgtgtgttcatgATTGCTctcatgagtgaatgaatgactgtttagacagatagataaacagatagacagactgagataaaACGATATCAGTGCAGTGTTCTTTTGAACAAGATCATAAATTATTTATGAGACGTACAAACGAGAAGGGGTGCACCAGTGCGACAGGTGTTAATTTGTCTATTTTATCAGTAGTAGGCCTTCTGCTCCAAAGAGGTACACCTTTGCGATGTTATCTGGTGGTAAGCTTTAATAGACGTTAAAAAGTACACAGTTTGGAACTATAGTATGGCACATCTTGCtggacgctaaaaaaaaaaaaaaaaaaaaaaaaaaaaagaaaagaaaaaaaaagtgcatcagagTGGTATTATACAGCCTctattattatgttttgttttcttctcacgTTCATGAAATCGACAAAGTCACGTTAAAAGATGTCGGTCTGTTTCGCAGTGTTCATAGTCTTCTACACGGAAGTGAATTCCCAGTCTGTGGTCCAGCAATGTTTGACAGAGCAACTCcgtaacaacactgacaacaacaacaataattttaaCGCCGcgaatcaacaacagcaacaatcagtCGAACTGGCTACTCTCAGTGCTTTCCAGTCAATCTGTGGGTGAGTATCAACTTAAGaagaaatctatctatctatctatctatctatctatatatatatatatatatatatatatatatataatgaagccTGTTGACTGTATCATTTCAGTGAACGCCTGATTAAAATTCCCGCTCTCCCACACTGTGTCACTGTTACAGCAAAATGATCAGTTATTAGTTGACTGCTTGTATTCATTTGCCTGGATAATTGAATTGCCAATTGACTGACTGATCTCAGCCCCCCTCTCCGCAGAAATGCTCAAGAGCTCTTTCAAGATTATAATCATAGTACATCAGCGGACAAATTTAGTGATGGAAGTTCAATTTAATCTTTTCTGTCGAACTCTGTATTTTGctgatttattttcagtcttcAGTTCTTTCACAATTTCTGTCATTCCGGTCAGTTCATCtgaatgtgtttttttaattcttatctaatttatttcattttatttatttatttttttcgcgTGTGCTTTTTCTCGGGTTGATAAATTTGGGCACTTTTAATTGCatgtggtggtttggggggctCTGTTGGTTTTTATCTACCTATtcatttgttgtcgttgttgtgactAGTGTTCAGAGCCGATGTAGGCGAAAGCACGAAGACCTATGAGCTTTTTAGGTTTTTaatatagaataaaatagaatatgtctttattaccaagtgtaccggggtcgcaaggaatattgaaggggatagtacataacaagatacgaacgtaaatcgaaaatcatacacaaacacagatacagtagaaattaagatacatacaagtgcatatcaatataaaaacttgtgcattctcacacacacacacacacacacacacaaactctctctctctctctctcacacatacacacacgtttgaacagaagctgcatattacatgtggatggagctgatgactagatcttcaggtagatggtttttGATTGCACacttctatttatcatactggatttgttcgagagacagggtattgactgctttggggaaaaagctattggcgaagcgattggttttcgtccttatacttctgtaccgtcgaccagaggggagcatctcgaaaatcccaaaagctggatgtgtttcgttctggctgattgattttgcttttttgagtagccacttataatatatgtcttctagagaaggtagatcagacccggtaatcttggtggcagtttttacgattctgttaagggctgcaacttctgccttagaaatgtttccgtaccaaacagtaatagcgaaggttaacacactttcagtgactgctcggtggaaatcaaccatgatttcttttttaattccgaactttttgaggcgccgaagaaagtacaggcgctgttgtgctttctgaGCATTTTTCCCCCATATTTTTCTCcaatttcaaatcgttggaaatgatcagtccgagaaatttaaagtcgctgatgatctctacttgcttgtcttcaataagtcagatctggtcttcctgaaatatAAAAtcgtttctttggtttttgatacgttgagttcaaagttgttttgatcacaccagctgacaagttccagtacttatTCCCTGTATACGCTCGGCTGGACTCGAAGTCAGACTGATTTGAACTGAGTACGCTGCCCGACATGTGATACGTTATACCTGATCACTTTAAAACAGCTGTCGAAATTATCTTTCCCTCTCGCTCAGTCTCAATTTACCGTGATGATGTAATTAAGATGTTTCAGGACTGAAACAGCAGACAAACCTTTCCCTTCTCACTGTCATTGAATCAATGTAATTATGATGTTTCAGGAACTATGCGGGTTACATTGAGTGTTTCCAGAACAGACTGTGGGGCTCCAACGATGCCTCGGACCTGTTCTTGTCCCTCATGTTCCAGCCCCAGTCCATGACGATAGCCTACAGGGGGCTCTGTCACAACCTGGATGGTGGGtccactcttcctctctcaaGCACGTTCACAGACCCACGCACCTGTAGTATCCGCTCTCGCATGTTCCAGAGACGTATctcatgtctgcacacacacacggcaagcacatgcacgcacgcacacacacaaacagtgaactGGAGTGAGGGTGCATCAGTGTTGGAATGAGTCTGTATTTATGTATGCGTCTATTTTGCTGATCTGTTCATTAAttcaaaagtgtgtgttttttttaaatttttttatttgtaaCGTATTCTACTGTTTGTTTGGCGGCGATAAGATTGcttcgtctgtgtgtatgtgtgtgcgtgcgcgcgcttgcgtgtactgcgtacgatgtgtgtgtgtgtgtgtgtgtgtgtgtgcgcgcttgtttgcttgctttaagttgcttgcttgcgtgtgtgtatgtgtgtgtgtgtatgtgtgcacgcacgcacgcacgcatgcgcttgCTTTTTTGAGAACTCGTTGAGCGTAACATCGAGAGGAAAGCGACTTCTGATTCTTCCGTGTCGGTCACTCAGCTATTGAGCAGAACATACAGTGTCTGCTGAGCACCCCTGAGGTCCAGCGTTGCTACGACAACTTCAACGAAGGGGTGCAGCGAGTGACAGGCCTGCAGACCCAGGGCCAGCTTCCCCGAGACACCCTGCAGGAGATGGCCTGCAAGTAAGcggtttgtcttgtttctttagAATCTATATAAAtaacagaaatagagaaagaaagaacataatattggaagggtgtgtgtgtgaggggggactgggaaagcgggattaggacaaaaaaataatcaataatcaaatagtgtatgcactacttctgtactGAGATTATTagttgaaaagaggttcatgtggggacctacaataaacaaccaaccaactggactatttaacacataactagctaactttaataaagaacagtttgaaataactaacacgggacctcggtttatcgtctaatccgaatgactagatgctcagttgaCATTTCAGTTAACCTTGACAGAAAAGGCGAGACTCAGGTCGGGACTCAGTCGAACCTAGATCCTCACGGttactgtattggtagatgagcggACACaggatagcagcagcaacaacaaaacacttcacCACTACTACAGTTAGCGATACAAAACACTCAGTGTCTGTGCTGTTGCAGTGTCTCCGTTTCCCGCTACCAGTGTGAGACAGCCGTGTACAGATTCTGTGACgagaggtcaggtcaggtcatgcAGGACTTCTTCTTCGCCGGAGTCCCCCAGCAGTGCCGAGACACCACGGGAGTGACGTCCCCTTTCGTCGACCTGTGGGGTGGCGCTGCTGGGGTCACAGGGTCAAGGCCACTATATGTCATCGCAGCACTGGCCACTGTCTCGATAGTGTTGTGGAGAGACAGTTTTCTGTAATTTTGTCATTATCCATGATCTggtgtgaaaaaaagagaagtgtgATTACTGAGGATTTAAAACAGAACCATCAAATtgacacccccatccctcttcttctGGAAAAGTTGTTCCAGAAAATAGTCTTTTCCATCACTCACTgccttctctttttgtttgttgttgttgttgtgttttttttgtttgcttataaACCCTTTCTAATTTTCTGCCTTCATGTCCATTTATTTGAATCTATTCCAGAACTTCTATTTCCGTTGTCACTCGCTGTACACGATAACCTGAAGTTTCgatggcggttttttttttttttttttttttttcaacctcacGAAAATGTGCGTTGCCTAATTGTAatgttttccgtgtgtgtgcattttatatgttttgctgtgttgtatatatgtatgttatcCCCGATCCGGTGTGCCGCGGAGAAGCTCACACCATAAAGACAGTATATGGGGGTTTAAGTTGTAATATGATATCGTGACAATAACACAGTTTAATCGGCATATTGATGGTTGTcacgaggaagaaaaaagaatatttgCACGgttttctctctccgtttttAAACTGCTGGAGTGACCCATCCAAAACCGTATCTTTTCCTCTTGACTTTCCGGATGGTGTCACGCGTGGATGTCCCTTtccaggggggtagggggggcggcggggggtggggtgttgggcgTGCTGACCGCAGCATGGCGAGTAGGCTACAGATACAAGCTCGATGTAACAGAGGGGGTTGGATATCATAATCAAAGATACGTAGTTACTTCCCTTGACCCTTCTGGAGGTCGATAACTCTACGTAACTGGGCGGGTGGTGTCTTAAAAGGGAGTCGCGATGGCGATATGTTACCGATTAAATCATCATTAATGCACTGGCTCAAGATAGTaacagttaatcaatcaatcaatcaatcaatcaatcaatcaaccaatcaatcaaccaatcaatcaatcaatcaattacttTAATGTTTGAAACATACAGTGTACAAAAGTTTGCCTTTTGGATCGTTataagagaaggggtggggtgggtgggtgttaaaTCATTCCTTTAaactaaaaataataaaatagagtAACAATCATTTCATCATAGAATAAATCGCATTTAAAGCAAACATGAAATATCATAGACATGATCCATGTCGGGGAAGTGGCTGATGGAGAATAAGAGGGAAAGACTGACGGACATCGCACAATCACATGTTTTTATGTGACACCCCTTTTAAAAAGTAAAACATAATCATCGTTAGAAACAATGATAGGTTGAATGTTAAGTGCTAATGAGATTTCGACAAAATTAATTTCGAGAAACTTTAAAGGCCTTTTTTGTATGATggttgtcaaagaaaaaaaaaattactttcctTCTCCATGTTTACAGGCTACCAATGTTTGAAACGAGACTGATGTATTGATTATATGTGTTATAAATTATATGTGAGATAAAAAGAGTTTTCGCGGCAAATAAACGAAAGTGAATGCAAGCCAAATGTGTCATTGTGAGAACTTGAAAGCGCGTTTGTGAATTATGCGTGTATGGTGacgggttgtgcatgctggtgAACATATGAAAGAAATTTTAAAACATACTGAGATTGGGTAAAGTTTAGGCCATGTGGTAAATTTCAGGTCATGCAGTGACaggtctccctcctctctctctctctctctctctctcacggttgcacacatacactgatccACTAATTCACTGGCAAAGTGTCCGgaggctgatccatatacgctacatatcATATGTTGTACTGAAAAGAAAAATAGGAGGGAAATGCCAACCCTACCAGCTGATCATGTCTTATGTCTCCTCTTATAAATGTGCTTCTCTCCAAAGGATGAGCGAAATATATCAATAAAGAGACAGTAATAACTCCGACAATTTGAGTTCCGTTTTTAAGTGCTAGAATAATAATCACTCACGTGCTTGTTTTGATATGGTTTGGTTAGGTTTAAGATTCAGTCGACCTtaaccggactccatacacgtgagctgctgccggcggttgctgacagagacagatggaaaagggaggttgcgtctgcggtcctcaggtttcccccaatgACTactttgtcaggtcaggtcattagatctgctactggtaacctgtaatccagtacaacctgttcagggtctgggtgccggcgactaaaccggcactcccaccgctcccttgcgggactggtgaggtgggtggctagacacccttacgggattaaaaacgagatccataaaagggcgtcggctcaggagagccaccgacggccatctagctccaccgtgctgtgtgcatgccacacgcagttggcccccagggtgtgtctacccatgcatgtgaagtctggatccggcagaatctgcggaagaaacctatcggttcaacggagaggaaggcggttacagcaatgcactgtggagtgcagagagcaagatgagacaccgaaaggatatcttggtcatccactgcatccgtgctcatcttccagtcgtctcgacttaatcctgccactggaaattggtgaacccagACGAGAGAGTGAAGTcaacgttgcgcaactcctcttcactttaaacaaactcatcgcacaagtcatcagtcatccttaatgacctttcatcctttaTCCTTTCATCTCCCCCACAGGCGagtgacgaaacgacaggtgtgggtacactggcagtcacagtcgcagacctgcacacaggcggctcaggccatagggtcgttcttcattgacaggagcagcgatggaactcggcagccgtctgagcgtctgagcagccctctttaggaatgcactgctcacctccctggcatgaggaaggggctagaaaaggtgccctaaaaattgcctgctccatatcaccctggccagcataccacggctggcggggaccctacatcagcggtcgaaacaaagagaaagaaaagaaaaaaaccaaggatcgttcctctcaccattggtgcttggaacataaggactctcctggacagagataacgcggacagaccccaaaggagaacggcactagttgcatccgaactcgccagatacaacatcgacatcgcagccttgaggcttgcaggcgaaggtgagctcaatgaacggggatctggttacaccttctggagtggacgaagAAGCGAAGAGCGATGTGAGGCTgccgttggttttgcagtaaaaacaggacttgtcagcaagctagctggaatcccaaagggagtcaacgataggcttatgaccatgaaactcccacaggcatctggccagaagcacctcaccattgtcagtgcctacgccccaaccatgaccaacccggatgaagtgaaggcgcagttctacgaggaccttcactctgtcattgctgctatcccgaaagcagacaagctcatcattctcaggggacttcagtgctagagttggctctgactgcatctcctgggatggagtgattggaaagcacagcgtgggccactgcaacccaaatggattgcttttgcttcagacctgtgcagagcacgagctgctgataaccaacacagttttctgcctccctatccgtaacaggacgtcatggatgcaccctcactcaaagcattggcatctcatcgattatgtcatcgtc includes:
- the LOC143299169 gene encoding uncharacterized protein LOC143299169, which gives rise to MKHLGLIAVFIVFYTEVNSQSVVQQCLTEQLRNNTDNNNNNFNAANQQQQQSVELATLSAFQSICGNYAGYIECFQNRLWGSNDASDLFLSLMFQPQSMTIAYRGLCHNLDAIEQNIQCLLSTPEVQRCYDNFNEGVQRVTGLQTQGQLPRDTLQEMACNVSVSRYQCETAVYRFCDERSGQVMQDFFFAGVPQQCRDTTGVTSPFVDLWGGAAGVTGSRPLYVIAALATVSIVLWRDSFL